One stretch of Verrucomicrobiia bacterium DNA includes these proteins:
- a CDS encoding transketolase family protein, which translates to MKKTREGWGHALAELGEVNPKVVVLVGDLASSTMVHFFAQKFPERFFQMGVAEQNMANVASGLSLTGKIPFFATYGAFAACRDLDMIRVTICYSDLNVKIGGAHGGISVGPDGATHQALEEFAIMRSMPNMKVICPCDYWETKKATRAIAEIWGPCYLRMGREDVPVVTDENTPFEFGKALVMREGNDLAIIACGIMVYEALEAAEVLAREDKIEARVINMHTLKPLDEEIIIKAARECGALVTAEEHQIYGGLGSAVSQVTAWHHPVPIEMVAMWDRFGQSGKPEELLVAFGMKSTNIIEKARKVLRRRDHRGNGK; encoded by the coding sequence ATGAAAAAAACCCGCGAAGGGTGGGGGCATGCCTTAGCCGAACTGGGGGAGGTCAATCCCAAGGTGGTGGTGTTGGTCGGCGATTTGGCCTCCTCCACGATGGTGCATTTTTTCGCCCAGAAATTTCCCGAGCGGTTCTTTCAAATGGGGGTGGCGGAACAAAACATGGCCAACGTGGCCTCCGGGCTTTCACTCACCGGAAAGATCCCGTTCTTTGCCACTTATGGCGCCTTTGCCGCCTGCCGCGACCTTGATATGATCCGGGTGACCATTTGCTACTCCGATTTGAACGTCAAAATCGGCGGGGCGCACGGCGGAATCTCGGTCGGGCCGGACGGCGCCACCCACCAAGCCCTGGAGGAATTCGCCATCATGCGCTCCATGCCAAACATGAAAGTGATTTGCCCGTGCGACTATTGGGAGACCAAGAAGGCGACCCGGGCGATAGCCGAAATCTGGGGGCCCTGCTATCTGCGGATGGGGCGGGAGGATGTGCCCGTGGTCACGGACGAGAACACGCCGTTTGAGTTCGGCAAAGCGTTGGTGATGCGGGAAGGGAATGATCTGGCCATCATCGCCTGCGGCATTATGGTTTACGAAGCGCTGGAGGCGGCGGAGGTTTTGGCGCGGGAGGATAAAATCGAGGCCCGGGTCATCAATATGCACACGCTCAAGCCGCTGGATGAGGAAATCATCATCAAGGCGGCACGGGAGTGCGGCGCTTTGGTGACCGCCGAAGAGCACCAGATTTACGGCGGGCTGGGGTCAGCCGTTTCTCAGGTGACCGCCTGGCATCACCCCGTGCCGATTGAGATGGTGGCGATGTGGGACCGCTTCGGCCAATCCGGCAAGCCGGAGGAGCTTTTGGTGGCCTTCGGGATGAAATCGACCAATATCATCGAAAAAGCCCGGAAGGTTTTGCGGCGGAGAGACCATCGGGGTAATGGGAAATAG